From Lolium perenne isolate Kyuss_39 chromosome 5, Kyuss_2.0, whole genome shotgun sequence, a single genomic window includes:
- the LOC139831738 gene encoding uncharacterized protein codes for MWQEEHFSRSKRSERLMMDFREVLSHCDVFDIGFTGTPWTFDNKQKGDRNVKVRLDRVVASTAWSAAFPDFRLRHIVSSRSDHCPILLAADDSVQGSGAPIRRYEVAWEREPSLAATVEEAWSRRVPGQDLGDVHAALSSVMSSMHSWKKENFKSVPKEIEKMRSQLDEIATLTDTESTEKRNKMLREMEELLYREEKMWLQPL; via the coding sequence ATGTGGCAGGAAGAACATTTCTCGCGCTCAAAGCGATCTGAGAGGCTGATGATGGACTTTCGAGAGGTCTTGTCTCATTGCGACGTATTCGACATTGGCTTTACTGGGACACCGTGGACTTTTGATAATAAACAGAAGGGTGATCGTAATGTCAAGGTTCGTTTGGACAGAGTGGTGGCGAGTACGGCGTGGTCAGCGGCTTTCCCAGATTTTAGGCTTCGCCATATTGTCTCGTCCAGGTCGGATCACTGCCCAATCCTTTTAGCTGCAGATGATTCGGTTCAGGGCTCCGGTGCCCCTATAAGGAGATATGAAGTGGCGTGGGAAAGGGAACCATCACTAGCTGCAACAGTAGAGGAGGCCTGGTCAAGGAGAGTTCCAGGACAGGATTTAGGCGATGTGCATGCTGCGTTGAGCTCTGTCATGTCAAGCATGCATTCGTGGAAAAAGGAAAATTTCAAGTCAGTTCCAAAGGAAATTGAGAAGATGCGCTCTCAGCTGGACGAGATAGCTACTTTGACAGATACAGAGAGTACAGAGAAAAGGAATAAGAtgctgagagagatggaggagtTATTATACAGAGAAGAAAAAATGTGGCTGCAACCGCTCTAG